From the Desulfosarcina sp. BuS5 genome, one window contains:
- the prxU gene encoding thioredoxin-dependent peroxiredoxin (Most members of this family contain a selenocysteine.), whose amino-acid sequence MKDLKIGCGKPTGSKIGEFAKENKSIEEPESIKETVMSIAKVGGKAPDFEAPAYQNGKFGQVKLSDYLGKWVVLCFYPGDFTFVUATELAAVAAKYKDIQELGVELLSVSVDSHFVHKMWQDNELAKMVEGGVPFPMLSDSSGNIGKVYGVYEENSGVEMRGRFIIDPDGVIQTIEILTPPVGRNVDELIRQIQAFQYVRKTNGKEAAPSGWQPGKPTLKPGPDLVGRVWEVWKTDMASD is encoded by the coding sequence ATGAAAGATTTGAAGATAGGTTGTGGTAAGCCCACCGGTTCAAAGATTGGTGAGTTTGCGAAGGAAAACAAATCAATAGAGGAACCTGAAAGCATAAAGGAGACAGTTATGTCTATAGCTAAGGTTGGAGGCAAGGCGCCCGATTTTGAGGCTCCTGCCTATCAGAATGGAAAATTCGGACAAGTCAAACTTTCGGATTATCTTGGCAAATGGGTCGTTCTTTGTTTTTACCCGGGTGATTTTACATTTGTATGAGCCACTGAACTGGCTGCAGTTGCCGCCAAATATAAAGATATCCAGGAGTTGGGCGTTGAGTTGCTTTCTGTAAGTGTAGACAGCCATTTTGTCCACAAAATGTGGCAGGATAATGAGCTTGCCAAAATGGTGGAAGGAGGCGTACCTTTTCCGATGCTGTCCGACAGCTCTGGAAATATCGGCAAGGTTTACGGGGTCTATGAGGAGAATTCGGGTGTTGAGATGCGTGGTCGCTTTATTATTGATCCTGATGGAGTAATCCAGACCATTGAGATACTGACTCCTCCGGTGGGTCGAAATGTGGATGAACTTATACGCCAGATCCAGGCATTCCAATATGTTCGAAAGACCAATGGAAAGGAGGCCGCGCCATCCGGCTGGCAGCCAGGCAAGCCCACACTTAAACCGGGTCCTGACCTTGTGGGAAGGGTCTGGGAAGTATGGAAGACTGATATGGCTTCTGACTGA
- a CDS encoding hydroxyacylglutathione hydrolase family protein, whose protein sequence is MKLKQFRYSEDNLGYLIYGEKFAAAIDGGAVEKILSFLKHHNIELKYVLNTHTHPDHTSGNRALLGSTAAEHLKISDLIKKGEFELEGNQIHVYHTPGHTHDSVVYYFKNILLSGDTLFTGKVGRCFTGDQEGFLRSIKLILPLPHDTRIYAGHDYVKEYLETAKSIEPDNIHIDGFLKKYDPKYVFSTLEDELKINPTLRFSDKKIISILHKRGLPHNTELDCWKSLLSITQNT, encoded by the coding sequence ATGAAACTAAAACAATTCCGTTATTCAGAAGATAATTTGGGCTATCTTATTTATGGAGAAAAATTTGCAGCAGCCATAGATGGTGGTGCCGTCGAGAAGATACTTTCTTTTTTAAAACATCACAACATTGAACTTAAATATGTTTTGAACACGCATACCCATCCTGACCATACTTCCGGCAACAGGGCGCTTTTGGGTTCAACTGCAGCGGAACATCTTAAAATCTCTGATCTTATAAAAAAGGGAGAATTCGAACTTGAAGGTAATCAAATCCATGTTTACCACACTCCAGGCCATACACATGATTCAGTAGTCTATTATTTTAAAAACATACTTCTTTCCGGAGATACCCTGTTTACCGGAAAGGTAGGGAGATGCTTTACTGGTGACCAGGAAGGTTTTTTACGGTCTATTAAACTCATACTACCCCTACCCCACGACACCAGGATTTATGCGGGGCACGACTACGTGAAGGAATACCTGGAAACTGCAAAATCGATAGAGCCGGATAATATCCATATTGACGGATTTCTTAAAAAGTATGACCCAAAATATGTTTTTTCGACACTTGAAGATGAATTAAAAATAAATCCGACTTTAAGATTCAGCGATAAAAAAATTATTTCCATTCTGCATAAAAGAGGGCTTCCCCATAACACCGAACTTGACTGCTGGAAATCACTATTGTCGATCACACAAAATACATAA
- a CDS encoding radical SAM/SPASM domain-containing protein: MNFLETTKKKYYDAVKNPVPIMAGLRITQACNLNCNLCGVGAGKHFSGEMTTGEAKKVINNISRAGVSHLSFGGGEPLVREDIIELAGYAVHRIDSVGIVSNGLALDKSMALQIAGAGVNQVMVSLDGVDPETHDANRGAGSYDRVIKAIKNLRDARVTARISFTISHTNCHQLPGVIDLAAKYGVNLHVQEFFARGRASGHDSLILTKRERRDMQRLLHKTQIERGAGSISFENRYIVSEDERLKQICMDPSLGSGFYDFCVGSLTGIYSLFVSSTGDVSLCGGYGAGRLGNLKNTSLSEIWKNSELIKEIRNREKFTGKCGECTYLYICGGTRSNADHILKDIFAEDPLCWVDCSEKELDAI, from the coding sequence ATGAACTTTTTAGAAACAACAAAAAAAAAGTATTACGATGCTGTCAAGAATCCGGTTCCCATAATGGCAGGTTTGAGAATAACCCAGGCCTGCAATCTTAACTGCAATCTGTGCGGGGTTGGCGCTGGTAAGCATTTTAGTGGAGAAATGACAACAGGAGAGGCTAAAAAGGTTATCAACAATATTTCCAGGGCAGGTGTTAGCCATCTATCCTTTGGAGGCGGGGAACCGCTTGTTCGCGAGGATATTATTGAGCTGGCCGGTTATGCTGTTCATCGGATAGATAGTGTCGGAATAGTTTCCAACGGGCTGGCGCTGGATAAAAGCATGGCCTTGCAGATTGCAGGGGCCGGTGTCAATCAGGTCATGGTAAGCCTTGACGGGGTGGATCCTGAGACCCACGATGCTAACCGGGGCGCCGGGAGTTATGATCGGGTGATAAAGGCTATTAAGAATCTACGGGATGCACGTGTTACGGCGCGGATTTCCTTTACCATCTCTCACACAAATTGTCATCAGCTTCCTGGAGTGATCGATCTTGCGGCTAAGTATGGAGTTAATCTGCATGTACAGGAATTTTTTGCAAGAGGCCGGGCATCCGGTCATGACTCTCTGATCCTCACCAAGAGAGAACGGCGTGATATGCAGCGACTCCTCCATAAAACCCAGATTGAAAGGGGGGCGGGTTCCATAAGCTTTGAGAACCGTTATATCGTTTCCGAGGATGAACGGTTGAAACAGATTTGCATGGATCCAAGCTTAGGTTCGGGCTTTTATGATTTTTGTGTGGGCTCTCTTACAGGAATATATTCCCTGTTTGTATCTTCCACAGGTGACGTCAGCCTCTGTGGTGGATATGGAGCAGGCCGGCTGGGAAATCTAAAGAATACCTCCCTTTCTGAAATTTGGAAAAATTCCGAATTAATAAAAGAGATCAGGAACCGGGAAAAGTTTACCGGAAAGTGCGGTGAATGCACCTACCTGTATATTTGCGGGGGTACCCGTAGCAATGCCGATCATATCCTTAAAGATATCTTTGCAGAAGACCCCCTTTGCTGGGTTGACTGTTCAGAAAAGGAATTGGACGCTATCTGA
- the rd gene encoding rubredoxin — protein MDKYVCEVCGYVYDPAEGDPDSGIDPGTKFEDIPDDWVCPVCGAGKDDFSKE, from the coding sequence ATGGATAAATATGTATGCGAAGTATGTGGCTATGTTTATGACCCGGCAGAAGGTGATCCTGATAGTGGAATAGATCCCGGAACAAAATTTGAAGATATTCCGGATGATTGGGTATGCCCCGTATGTGGAGCGGGCAAGGATGATTTTTCAAAAGAATAA
- a CDS encoding RNA polymerase sigma factor, with product MEGDQITSVLTADESKWREIVQLHAPYLFRLIGRFFRNRQMVEDLAQETFFRAFRYRKSYRSKVPLKYWLSRIAVRLCYDALRKKKNLAEISVSDINPDAVDELKAKLFCGNQKQNADPETGLITRELLEIILAHLSEKDRMILILTAVEGMTTKETAGLMGLTTAGVKMRIYRARRSVLQKIDETLKIKPEKMGQEVQDEAI from the coding sequence GTGGAAGGTGATCAAATTACATCGGTTTTAACAGCAGATGAATCGAAATGGCGTGAAATTGTCCAACTCCATGCCCCATACCTGTTCAGGTTGATCGGGAGATTTTTTCGGAATCGGCAGATGGTGGAAGATCTGGCACAGGAAACCTTTTTTCGTGCCTTTCGATATAGAAAAAGTTATCGCAGTAAAGTACCGTTAAAATACTGGCTGTCCCGGATAGCCGTCCGGCTCTGCTATGATGCATTAAGAAAAAAAAAGAATCTTGCAGAAATTTCCGTTTCAGATATTAACCCGGATGCCGTCGATGAACTGAAGGCAAAATTATTTTGCGGGAATCAGAAACAAAATGCCGATCCGGAAACAGGCTTGATAACCAGGGAGCTTTTGGAAATAATTTTGGCGCATCTTTCGGAAAAAGACCGGATGATACTTATTTTAACAGCGGTCGAGGGCATGACAACGAAAGAAACCGCCGGGCTTATGGGGCTGACCACGGCCGGAGTCAAGATGCGGATTTACAGAGCTCGGAGGTCAGTGCTTCAGAAGATAGATGAAACCTTGAAGATCAAACCGGAAAAAATGGGGCAGGAGGTACAAGATGAAGCGATATAG
- a CDS encoding type II toxin-antitoxin system HicB family antitoxin: MNKLFTAIIHKENNLYVAECPETGTASQGTTVEEAVINLQEATELYLEEFPLKETRHPFLTTFEVAVNA, translated from the coding sequence ATGAATAAATTATTTACTGCAATAATACATAAAGAAAACAATTTATATGTTGCAGAATGCCCGGAAACCGGCACTGCAAGTCAAGGCACAACCGTTGAAGAAGCTGTAATAAATTTACAAGAAGCTACTGAATTATATCTTGAAGAGTTCCCGTTAAAAGAAACTCGACACCCTTTCCTTACAACTTTTGAGGTAGCTGTTAATGCCTGA
- the cydB gene encoding cytochrome d ubiquinol oxidase subunit II: MVLETIWFFLWGLLWAIFFITDGFDFGVGTLYPFLGKNDEDKRIMINSIGPLWDGNEVWLITAGGVTFAAFPILYAVMFSSLYSALMLILFALILRGVSFEFRGQIDNPRWRKIWDICIFVGSIAPALLFGVAFANIYQGIPIDVDGVYHGTLFTLLNPYGLLGGLLYLTFFMLHGAIWLAIKTNGDLQQRAIGTADKLWPAVLILAVLFLVYSKFATSLYINYFAHPVLFLVIVITVLALVGIKIFLTKKTFFKAWLASAITIVGATFFGIIGLYPNMFPSNINPDFNITAHNASSSPLTLKIMLTVVVIFIPIVIGYQIWAYNLFKGKVTTEELEYYHRKAFYVQQAGYR; this comes from the coding sequence ATGGTTTTAGAGACAATATGGTTTTTTCTGTGGGGCCTTTTATGGGCTATATTTTTTATTACAGACGGTTTTGATTTCGGAGTAGGGACTCTTTATCCTTTTCTCGGCAAGAATGATGAAGACAAGCGTATCATGATTAACTCAATAGGCCCTCTCTGGGACGGCAACGAGGTATGGTTAATTACTGCCGGAGGCGTCACCTTTGCTGCATTTCCGATTCTCTATGCAGTAATGTTTTCTTCATTATATTCGGCATTGATGCTTATACTGTTTGCCCTGATTCTGAGAGGTGTTTCCTTTGAATTCAGGGGACAGATTGACAATCCCCGCTGGCGTAAAATATGGGATATATGCATATTTGTCGGCAGCATTGCACCGGCATTATTATTCGGCGTGGCCTTTGCAAACATTTATCAGGGAATCCCTATCGATGTCGATGGTGTGTACCACGGAACACTCTTTACCCTTTTAAACCCTTACGGCCTTTTGGGCGGTCTGCTTTATCTAACATTTTTTATGCTCCACGGGGCTATCTGGCTTGCCATTAAAACCAATGGCGACCTGCAGCAAAGAGCAATCGGTACGGCAGATAAATTATGGCCGGCGGTATTAATCCTGGCTGTTCTCTTTCTTGTTTACAGCAAATTTGCCACCAGCCTATATATTAATTATTTTGCCCATCCTGTCCTGTTTCTCGTTATAGTGATCACAGTACTGGCTCTTGTGGGGATAAAAATTTTCCTGACAAAGAAAACTTTTTTTAAGGCCTGGTTAGCTTCGGCGATTACGATTGTCGGCGCCACTTTTTTCGGTATTATAGGTCTGTATCCAAACATGTTTCCTTCAAACATTAATCCGGATTTTAACATTACCGCCCATAATGCATCTTCAAGCCCTCTTACCCTGAAGATAATGCTTACGGTAGTGGTGATCTTTATACCGATTGTAATCGGATATCAAATTTGGGCTTATAATCTGTTTAAAGGGAAAGTAACGACTGAAGAGTTGGAATACTATCACAGGAAGGCCTTTTATGTGCAACAAGCAGGGTACAGATAA
- a CDS encoding IS1 family transposase: MQNTANTALTLFCPRKSCKCYQSTENKITKDGVYITKSDFEPRQMFYCNGGKHRFSETGYSDLFGKHGSFKEYEQTAKLNSYGLGTDAIADVLQKDRRTIEQRQKAIGQKGQQFHLFFCFTIGLTIIFLQMDELWSYLKNKSQQLWVFIALESTTKFWIGFELGSRTTYTANRLVKGIKKLGKWGKDNILKVATDKLAAYKNALENIMSEIPYAYLQIVKRRIKRRLVTVKKYFVKGTVKDFPGKSQNTSFIESLNLTLRQHISYLQRKTLGYCKNKLNFSNVMWINLFNYNYIQLHKSLRIRINNENEKFIKKYNHNTPAMQMGLTNSPLNWRYLITVPIPCK; this comes from the coding sequence ATGCAAAATACAGCAAATACAGCCCTAACACTTTTTTGTCCCAGGAAAAGCTGCAAATGTTATCAATCAACCGAGAACAAAATCACCAAGGATGGAGTTTACATAACAAAATCCGATTTTGAGCCAAGACAAATGTTTTACTGCAATGGTGGCAAACATAGATTCTCAGAAACAGGATATTCCGATCTTTTTGGAAAGCATGGCAGTTTTAAAGAATATGAGCAAACGGCAAAGCTAAACTCTTACGGCCTTGGCACTGATGCAATTGCCGATGTACTTCAAAAAGATCGAAGGACAATTGAACAACGGCAAAAAGCTATTGGGCAAAAAGGCCAGCAATTTCACCTATTTTTTTGTTTTACTATCGGACTTACCATTATATTTCTCCAGATGGATGAACTATGGTCTTACCTTAAAAATAAAAGTCAACAATTATGGGTTTTTATCGCTCTTGAATCCACAACAAAATTCTGGATCGGTTTCGAGTTGGGTTCAAGAACAACTTACACTGCAAACCGTTTAGTAAAGGGCATTAAAAAGTTGGGCAAATGGGGAAAGGATAATATATTAAAGGTCGCGACAGATAAATTAGCGGCTTACAAAAATGCGCTCGAAAACATTATGTCTGAAATTCCTTATGCTTACCTGCAAATTGTTAAGCGCCGAATAAAGCGTCGGCTTGTAACAGTTAAAAAATATTTTGTAAAAGGTACTGTAAAAGATTTCCCCGGAAAAAGCCAAAACACCTCATTTATTGAGAGTCTGAACCTTACCCTAAGGCAACATATCTCCTATCTTCAGAGAAAAACTCTGGGGTATTGCAAGAACAAGCTGAATTTTAGTAATGTAATGTGGATTAACTTATTCAACTATAATTACATACAATTACATAAGAGTTTACGAATACGAATTAACAATGAAAACGAGAAATTTATAAAAAAGTATAACCATAATACACCGGCAATGCAGATGGGACTTACGAATTCTCCACTAAACTGGAGATATCTCATTACAGTCCCAATACCTTGTAAGTAG
- the clpB gene encoding ATP-dependent chaperone ClpB, protein MRFDKFTIKSQELIQNAQALASELKNQLIEPEHLLAAMLKEKDGITNSILLKLGVPIEEITGKLRDIINNLPKINGISDTYISGETKKILDAAFAEATQMKDQYVSIEHILLAVSDQKNGKAANLLAGFGVTRESILTVLMDIRGSQRITDPNPEEKYQALDKFSRDLTDLASLGKLDPVIGRDEEIRRIVQVLSRRTKNNPVLIGEPGVGKTAIVEGLAQRIVDCDVSGTLKNRRLVSLDMGALIAGAKYRGEFEDRLKAVLKEVENAEGEVVLFIDELHTLVGAGASEGSMDASNMLKPALARGTLRCIGATTLNEYRKYIEKDAALERRFQPVLVKEPTVEDTISILRGLKEKYEVHHGVRIKDSAIVSAATLSNRYIADRFLPDKAIDLIDECASKLRIEIDSMPVEIDEIRRKITQAEIEKEALKKETDEASRERLLKLEENLGAMQEEITGMKAHWQNEKDLIQEIRKIKEEREQLSIEEQQAERDGNLSRVAEIRYGKAGELQNGLNEINLKLSELQKNRKMLKEEVEEEDIAEVISRWTGIPVSKMLEGEREKLINMEELLGLRVIGQSEAITAVSNSVRRSRSGLQDPNRPIGSFIFLGPTGVGKTELAKALAEFIFDSERAMVRIDMSEYMEKHSVSRLIGAPPGYVGYEKGGYLTEAVRRRPYSVILFDEIEKAHPDVFNILLQILDDGRMTDGHARTVDFKNTLIIMTSNIGSRWIQELTGQKREEMEQKITEALRANFKPEFLNRIDETIIFHNLTIEQIGEIVEIQVEKLGAKLADMNINLVLSNSARSLLAKEGYDPSYGARPLKRAIQRHLENPLSMEILKGNIQKGSSIKADVKDNLIFFSGYRFSDN, encoded by the coding sequence ATGCGTTTTGATAAATTTACCATAAAATCGCAGGAATTAATTCAGAATGCCCAGGCTTTGGCTTCGGAATTGAAAAATCAGCTTATTGAACCGGAGCATCTTCTTGCAGCAATGCTCAAGGAAAAAGACGGGATAACTAATTCCATACTCCTAAAACTTGGGGTTCCGATTGAAGAGATTACCGGCAAATTGAGGGATATAATAAATAACCTCCCGAAAATTAACGGAATAAGCGATACCTATATTTCCGGCGAAACCAAAAAAATTCTGGACGCGGCTTTTGCGGAAGCCACGCAGATGAAAGACCAGTATGTTAGCATTGAACATATCCTGCTGGCTGTTTCAGACCAAAAAAACGGCAAAGCGGCCAATCTGCTTGCCGGTTTTGGTGTTACCAGGGAATCTATTCTGACCGTGCTCATGGACATTAGAGGCTCACAACGTATAACAGACCCGAATCCCGAAGAAAAATACCAGGCTCTGGATAAATTCAGCCGGGATCTGACGGATCTCGCTTCTCTTGGAAAACTCGACCCTGTCATAGGTCGCGATGAAGAGATCAGGCGTATTGTCCAGGTTCTTTCCAGGAGGACAAAAAATAACCCTGTCCTAATCGGAGAGCCGGGGGTGGGAAAGACGGCAATTGTTGAAGGGCTGGCCCAGCGCATTGTTGACTGTGATGTTTCAGGCACTCTCAAAAACAGAAGGCTGGTTTCATTGGATATGGGAGCTTTGATAGCCGGAGCCAAATACAGGGGCGAATTTGAAGATCGCCTGAAAGCTGTTTTAAAAGAAGTGGAAAATGCCGAAGGCGAAGTGGTTCTTTTTATCGATGAGCTGCATACACTTGTTGGAGCAGGCGCCAGCGAAGGATCCATGGATGCATCCAACATGCTGAAACCGGCCCTTGCAAGGGGAACGCTCAGGTGTATCGGCGCCACAACACTAAACGAATATAGAAAATATATTGAAAAAGACGCCGCCCTTGAAAGGAGATTCCAGCCTGTGCTGGTTAAAGAGCCTACGGTTGAAGATACCATTTCTATTTTGAGAGGTTTAAAAGAAAAATATGAGGTGCATCACGGTGTCAGAATTAAAGATTCTGCAATTGTTTCAGCTGCCACGTTGTCAAACAGGTATATTGCAGATCGTTTTTTGCCGGACAAAGCTATCGATCTGATAGATGAATGCGCCTCCAAGCTGAGGATCGAGATCGACAGTATGCCGGTTGAGATAGATGAAATCCGGCGAAAGATCACCCAGGCTGAAATAGAAAAGGAGGCCTTAAAAAAAGAGACCGACGAGGCATCCCGGGAACGCCTCTTAAAGCTGGAAGAAAATTTAGGAGCCATGCAGGAAGAGATAACCGGGATGAAGGCCCATTGGCAGAATGAAAAAGATTTGATTCAGGAAATTAGAAAAATTAAAGAGGAGCGTGAACAGTTAAGCATTGAAGAGCAGCAGGCCGAAAGGGATGGGAATCTATCCAGGGTGGCCGAAATCAGGTATGGAAAGGCTGGGGAGCTTCAAAACGGACTTAACGAAATCAATCTCAAGTTGTCTGAGTTACAGAAAAATCGTAAAATGTTAAAGGAGGAGGTCGAGGAAGAGGATATTGCCGAAGTCATTTCAAGATGGACAGGTATTCCTGTAAGCAAGATGCTTGAAGGTGAAAGGGAAAAGTTGATTAATATGGAAGAGCTGCTGGGCCTGCGGGTGATTGGCCAAAGCGAGGCCATTACAGCAGTTTCAAATTCCGTTCGCCGTTCACGTTCAGGTCTGCAGGATCCCAACCGGCCCATCGGATCATTCATTTTCCTGGGCCCGACCGGTGTCGGCAAAACCGAGCTTGCCAAAGCCCTGGCTGAATTTATTTTTGACAGCGAACGGGCCATGGTGAGAATAGATATGTCCGAATATATGGAAAAACATTCTGTTTCAAGACTTATAGGAGCCCCGCCCGGTTATGTGGGATATGAAAAAGGCGGCTATTTAACCGAGGCGGTCCGCAGGCGGCCATACTCGGTGATACTCTTTGACGAGATTGAAAAAGCCCACCCGGATGTATTCAATATTCTGCTGCAAATACTGGATGACGGACGCATGACAGATGGACATGCGAGAACCGTAGATTTTAAAAATACTCTAATAATCATGACCTCAAACATAGGCAGCCGTTGGATACAGGAGTTGACGGGACAAAAACGGGAAGAAATGGAGCAAAAAATCACGGAAGCGTTACGCGCAAATTTCAAGCCGGAATTTCTTAACAGGATAGATGAAACGATCATATTCCATAATCTGACTATTGAACAGATCGGGGAGATAGTCGAGATTCAAGTCGAAAAACTCGGTGCCAAGCTTGCCGATATGAATATTAACCTTGTTCTTTCGAATTCCGCAAGGTCGCTGCTTGCCAAAGAAGGATACGACCCCTCTTACGGCGCACGTCCATTAAAGCGAGCCATACAGAGACATCTGGAAAATCCGCTTTCAATGGAGATACTCAAAGGGAATATCCAAAAAGGAAGCAGCATAAAGGCTGATGTGAAAGATAATCTTATATTTTTTAGTGGCTATAGATTTTCAGATAATTAA
- a CDS encoding Spy/CpxP family protein refolding chaperone: MKKRTTLFIFGIVVFVFFSAQAFAYGPHEKGMGKGGFHHNAREVMEALQLTDAQQDELHAMCKVSREKVAANWKKFEKLQASLSERVLTTPKTSEAGCEEIINQIAELKSQMVKNRLEHWVKFIKILDSDQKEILSGRLKEFRTKRSKQKMHMKRYFPFP; encoded by the coding sequence ATGAAAAAAAGAACCACATTATTCATTTTTGGAATCGTTGTTTTTGTTTTTTTCTCAGCACAGGCTTTTGCCTACGGACCGCACGAAAAAGGGATGGGCAAGGGCGGGTTTCATCATAATGCCCGGGAGGTCATGGAAGCGCTTCAGCTTACTGATGCTCAACAGGATGAGCTTCATGCCATGTGCAAAGTCTCCAGGGAAAAAGTTGCCGCTAACTGGAAAAAGTTTGAAAAATTACAGGCAAGCTTAAGTGAAAGAGTTTTGACCACTCCGAAGACATCGGAAGCCGGGTGTGAAGAGATTATCAATCAAATTGCCGAGTTGAAATCCCAGATGGTCAAAAACAGACTGGAACACTGGGTAAAGTTTATTAAAATTCTTGACTCAGACCAAAAAGAAATTTTATCAGGCAGGCTGAAAGAGTTTAGAACAAAACGTTCAAAACAAAAAATGCATATGAAAAGATATTTTCCATTTCCATAA
- a CDS encoding cytochrome ubiquinol oxidase subunit I, with product MEAHWETTTKATIHLFAIPDEKNEKNVIEIGSIPGMLSFLGYHDLSAEVRGLKDFPVDERPPVLLTFIAFRGMVGLGTYFILITIIGVFLRNRLVENPFYLKVMLYSIPLPYIAMELGWILAEVGRQPWIVYGLMKTSGASSPVAASQVWVSLIAFILLYGLLGAVGFYLIAKNAVKGPVANNDRHFTLNKNFM from the coding sequence ATGGAAGCCCACTGGGAGACAACCACAAAAGCTACCATTCATCTTTTTGCAATTCCGGATGAAAAGAATGAAAAAAATGTAATTGAAATCGGCTCAATACCGGGCATGCTCAGTTTTTTGGGCTATCATGATCTCAGCGCCGAAGTAAGAGGGCTCAAGGATTTCCCTGTGGATGAACGCCCCCCTGTTCTTCTTACATTTATTGCCTTCCGGGGCATGGTTGGCCTGGGTACCTACTTTATCCTGATAACTATTATAGGGGTATTTTTGCGAAACAGGCTTGTTGAAAATCCATTTTATTTAAAGGTAATGCTATATTCGATACCGTTGCCGTACATAGCCATGGAACTTGGATGGATCCTCGCTGAAGTAGGCCGTCAGCCCTGGATTGTTTATGGCCTCATGAAAACATCGGGGGCATCCTCGCCCGTTGCCGCGTCCCAGGTATGGGTATCTCTTATAGCCTTTATCCTGCTTTATGGACTTTTGGGAGCTGTCGGATTCTATCTGATAGCAAAAAATGCCGTAAAAGGACCGGTTGCAAATAACGATCGACACTTTACGCTTAACAAAAATTTTATGTAA
- a CDS encoding cytochrome ubiquinol oxidase subunit I, translating into MNVVMLSRLQFAAATMFHFLFVPLTLGLSFLVAYMETKYVRTGEEIYLSMTKFWGKLFLINFALGVVTGITLEFQFGTNWSRYSKFMGDIFGSLLAIEATVAFFLESTLIGVWVFGWKKLSKKAHAFVMWLIASAGTISAFWILAANGWMQHPVGYTIRDGRAEVVDFAAVVFNKFAVLEFFHTVPGAYVLSGKTCSYGSPLGDNHKSYHSSFCNSG; encoded by the coding sequence ATGAATGTTGTTATGCTTTCAAGGCTGCAGTTTGCAGCCGCTACAATGTTTCACTTCCTGTTTGTTCCCCTGACGCTGGGGCTCTCTTTTTTAGTGGCATATATGGAAACAAAGTATGTCAGGACTGGGGAAGAAATATATCTTTCCATGACAAAATTTTGGGGAAAACTTTTTCTTATAAATTTTGCACTTGGTGTAGTTACAGGAATTACACTGGAATTTCAGTTCGGAACCAACTGGTCGCGTTATTCTAAATTTATGGGCGATATTTTTGGTTCTCTTCTGGCCATTGAGGCAACGGTTGCCTTTTTTCTTGAATCGACCCTGATAGGGGTATGGGTTTTCGGATGGAAAAAACTCTCAAAAAAAGCCCATGCATTTGTAATGTGGCTGATAGCTTCTGCCGGAACGATTTCGGCTTTCTGGATTTTAGCTGCCAACGGCTGGATGCAGCATCCGGTTGGGTATACCATAAGAGACGGCAGAGCCGAAGTTGTTGATTTTGCGGCTGTGGTCTTTAATAAATTTGCCGTACTCGAATTTTTTCATACCGTGCCCGGAGCTTATGTTCTATCCGGAAAAACTTGCAGCTATGGAAGCCCACTGGGAGACAACCACAAAAGCTACCATTCATCTTTTTGCAATTCCGGATGA
- a CDS encoding DUF29 family protein, with protein sequence MSEYNLDFFHWTEQQAKYLKSGKFDLLDIENSAEEIESMGRRG encoded by the coding sequence ATGAGCGAATACAACTTGGATTTTTTCCATTGGACAGAACAGCAGGCCAAATATCTCAAATCCGGAAAGTTCGATCTGCTAGATATAGAAAATTCAGCCGAGGAAATTGAAAGTATGGGAAGACGCGGGTAG
- a CDS encoding YajD family HNH nuclease, with protein MEIVAAEIRRDRQQREKGYREQALKIYPWICARCGREFTGKKLRELTVHHKDHNHDNNPPDGKNWELLCLYCHDNEHSRYLEQEWHDGATSHGEEEPTSTYRPFADLEALLKNKK; from the coding sequence CTGGAGATTGTCGCTGCCGAGATCCGGCGCGACCGGCAGCAGCGGGAAAAGGGTTATAGGGAGCAAGCGCTCAAAATTTACCCATGGATTTGTGCTCGATGCGGGCGCGAATTCACAGGCAAAAAACTGCGAGAGCTCACAGTTCATCACAAGGATCATAACCACGATAACAATCCGCCTGACGGCAAAAACTGGGAACTACTGTGTCTCTATTGTCACGACAATGAGCATTCGCGGTATCTTGAGCAGGAATGGCACGACGGGGCGACGTCCCATGGCGAGGAAGAGCCAACTTCTACCTACAGACCGTTCGCTGACCTGGAGGCCTTGCTTAAGAATAAAAAGTAG